One genomic region from Leptolyngbyaceae cyanobacterium JSC-12 encodes:
- a CDS encoding hypothetical protein (IMG reference gene:2510094597): protein MPLEEDANVVPIKQRPASQIPQGTLGSIAEDPLSPRSPTKRKQTGSGKGRATSKPKPAATYRAPQSAKHQLFADELQHLEELADRINQILAERARKKAWMEQSQSMSLGMEVDPDFTQAYGRSPQFPSDPMQISLEQSATEDLKQQAKRIRQRLSQLELMMDEADTPTMPSQNQQVRDGTRGYAARSPYSPPSVQQPAEPSYSHSSSYGHSQPHPNHNPFDPMRQRYEHEAWRANEELQHLIAQGQSYNQPEGYRDRIRQPAYNQPSTQEPQQPFEPTIRRSLSHLQRLPLWRFFELPDEPVERLKDAVIWIGLAAISRFVFRYFLSSLPFLSPVLTLMMLAPAALAIFLALFVPKTGWIPFYRLFLVMLGLFIGGKLF, encoded by the coding sequence ATGCCGTTGGAGGAAGATGCCAATGTGGTGCCGATAAAACAGCGTCCGGCATCCCAAATTCCTCAAGGAACGCTCGGCAGCATCGCAGAAGATCCTCTATCGCCGCGATCGCCCACCAAGCGCAAGCAAACTGGCTCGGGCAAAGGGCGCGCAACCAGCAAACCAAAGCCTGCCGCTACGTATCGGGCACCCCAATCAGCCAAGCATCAACTCTTTGCGGATGAACTCCAGCATTTAGAAGAATTAGCTGATCGGATTAATCAAATTTTGGCGGAGCGTGCTCGCAAAAAAGCCTGGATGGAACAGTCTCAGTCGATGTCACTGGGTATGGAAGTCGATCCGGACTTTACCCAAGCGTATGGGCGATCGCCGCAATTCCCCTCTGATCCGATGCAAATATCACTGGAACAATCTGCAACCGAAGACCTGAAGCAACAGGCAAAGCGAATTCGGCAACGCCTTTCCCAGTTAGAACTGATGATGGATGAGGCAGATACGCCAACAATGCCTTCCCAGAATCAACAGGTTAGGGATGGAACTCGTGGTTACGCTGCTCGCTCCCCTTATTCACCTCCTTCGGTTCAACAGCCCGCAGAGCCATCCTACAGCCATTCTTCTTCCTATGGACACTCGCAACCTCACCCCAACCACAATCCCTTTGATCCAATGCGCCAACGGTATGAGCATGAAGCATGGAGAGCCAATGAAGAATTGCAACACTTAATAGCTCAAGGGCAATCTTACAATCAACCAGAGGGATACCGCGATCGTATTCGGCAACCAGCCTACAATCAGCCGTCTACCCAGGAACCACAACAGCCCTTTGAACCAACAATTCGCCGATCCTTATCTCATCTACAGCGATTACCCCTGTGGCGATTTTTTGAGCTACCCGATGAACCCGTTGAGCGGTTAAAAGACGCTGTAATTTGGATTGGATTAGCAGCAATTTCGCGGTTTGTTTTCCGCTACTTCCTTTCTTCTTTGCCGTTCCTGTCTCCCGTGCTTACTTTGATGATGCTAGCACCCGCAGCTTTAGCCATTTTCCTGGCACTATTTGTGCCAAAGACAGGGTGGATACCGTTTTATCGTTTGTTTTTAGTGATGTTAGGGCTATTCATCGGTGGAAAACTTTTTTAG
- a CDS encoding hypothetical protein (IMG reference gene:2510094598), translating into MNHHELLGSVSRRVIAGGAALLALGLLLDMYGMPSFGNRRSIASACQEVMKSEATLSKTQLAQLLTISEGDKKQRIRDIVKEPYCKLPSLQIRAGATAQREAYPLEFDRDTWLVVLYEGDQYTGYRFATQ; encoded by the coding sequence ATGAATCATCATGAATTATTGGGAAGTGTGTCACGACGAGTTATTGCTGGAGGTGCAGCTTTGCTGGCACTGGGGTTACTACTGGATATGTATGGTATGCCATCATTTGGGAATCGCCGGAGCATTGCCTCTGCCTGTCAAGAGGTGATGAAATCAGAAGCAACTCTTTCCAAAACTCAACTTGCCCAATTGCTAACCATCTCTGAAGGAGATAAGAAGCAACGCATTCGTGACATTGTGAAAGAGCCGTACTGCAAACTACCGAGCTTACAAATTCGGGCAGGTGCAACCGCACAGCGAGAGGCCTATCCCTTGGAATTTGATCGCGACACATGGCTGGTGGTGTTGTACGAAGGTGACCAGTACACTGGTTATCGATTTGCGACACAGTAG
- a CDS encoding lactoylglutathione lyase-like lyase (IMG reference gene:2510094599), whose amino-acid sequence MRGIHHVAIICSDYERSKRFYVELLGFPILQETYREARNSYKLDLQVGETDRIELFSFPDPPQRVNNPEACGLRHLAFKVENLEAAIADLNSKGILTEPIRLDHLTGKRFTFFKDPDGLPLEVYEI is encoded by the coding sequence ATGCGCGGCATTCACCACGTTGCCATTATTTGCTCAGACTATGAGCGCTCTAAACGGTTCTATGTAGAATTGCTCGGATTTCCCATCCTTCAGGAAACTTATCGAGAAGCCCGAAATTCCTACAAGCTGGACTTGCAAGTGGGAGAGACTGATCGGATTGAGTTGTTTTCGTTTCCTGATCCGCCTCAGCGGGTCAACAACCCTGAAGCTTGCGGATTACGTCATCTGGCATTTAAGGTTGAGAATTTGGAGGCTGCGATCGCCGATCTCAACAGCAAAGGCATCCTTACTGAACCGATTCGCCTCGATCACCTCACAGGCAAACGCTTTACCTTCTTCAAGGACCCAGACGGTTTGCCGCTAGAAGTCTATGAAATATAG
- a CDS encoding metal-dependent hydrolase, beta-lactamase superfamily I (IMG reference gene:2510094600): MSELESTSTAEATQEPVQEMSSPTDFVIQFWGVRGSIPSPGSETVRYGGNTSCVEMRVDGKRLIFDGGTGLRLLGKSLLKQMPVEAYMFFTHSHWDHIQGFPFFVPAFIKGNCFHIYGAIAPNGATMKQRLHDQMLHPNFPVPMQVMQSDLKFYDLFPGDVMQLGDITIETGSLNHPNTAMGYRITWQGRTAVYATDTEHYPDHLDENLLHLARNADVLIYDACYTDEEYHDPKAPKKGWGHSTWQEAVKAAKAAGVKKLVVFHHDPNHSDDFLDNVEAQVEAVFPNSVLAREGMILPVV; the protein is encoded by the coding sequence ATGTCAGAGCTTGAATCAACTTCTACGGCAGAGGCTACTCAAGAACCAGTTCAGGAGATGAGTTCCCCAACTGATTTTGTTATCCAGTTTTGGGGGGTTCGAGGTAGCATCCCCTCTCCTGGTAGCGAAACGGTTCGTTATGGTGGTAACACCTCCTGTGTGGAAATGCGAGTGGATGGTAAGCGCCTGATTTTTGATGGAGGAACGGGCTTACGACTGTTAGGAAAATCGCTGTTGAAGCAAATGCCTGTAGAAGCCTACATGTTCTTTACCCATTCCCATTGGGATCATATTCAGGGCTTTCCCTTTTTTGTGCCTGCTTTTATTAAGGGCAACTGCTTTCATATTTATGGAGCGATCGCGCCCAACGGTGCCACGATGAAGCAACGCCTTCATGACCAGATGTTACATCCTAACTTTCCGGTGCCGATGCAGGTAATGCAGTCTGACCTGAAGTTTTACGACCTCTTCCCTGGTGACGTAATGCAGTTGGGAGACATCACGATTGAAACAGGCTCCCTCAACCATCCCAACACAGCAATGGGTTACCGGATTACCTGGCAGGGACGCACGGCTGTTTATGCTACCGATACAGAACATTACCCCGACCACCTGGACGAAAACTTGCTACATCTTGCTCGCAATGCTGACGTTTTAATTTACGATGCCTGCTACACTGACGAAGAATATCACGATCCCAAAGCACCCAAAAAAGGCTGGGGGCATTCTACCTGGCAAGAAGCAGTAAAAGCTGCCAAAGCTGCGGGTGTAAAAAAACTGGTCGTTTTTCACCACGACCCCAATCACTCCGATGACTTCTTAGATAATGTCGAAGCTCAGGTTGAAGCCGTTTTTCCCAACAGTGTGCTGGCACGGGAAGGCATGATTTTGCCAGTGGTTTAG
- a CDS encoding L-aspartate 1-decarboxylase (IMG reference gene:2510094601~PFAM: Aspartate decarboxylase~TIGRFAM: L-aspartate-alpha-decarboxylase) gives MYRTFLLSKIHQCTLTAANLNYVGSISIDEILLHSAGILPYEQVQVVNVSNGERLITYAIAAPAGSGDIQLNGAAARLGMVGDRLIIMTYGQLSPEELKSYSPTVVLVDDQNRPLQVHQYTDLLEKANVIDNVRA, from the coding sequence ATGTATCGTACATTTCTTCTATCCAAAATTCATCAATGCACTCTAACGGCTGCCAATTTAAATTACGTTGGTAGTATAAGTATTGATGAGATTTTGCTTCACTCTGCGGGCATTCTACCTTATGAGCAGGTGCAAGTTGTGAATGTTTCAAATGGAGAGCGTTTGATTACGTATGCAATTGCTGCTCCTGCTGGCTCAGGAGATATTCAGTTAAATGGTGCTGCAGCTCGGTTGGGAATGGTTGGTGATCGCCTGATCATTATGACCTACGGGCAACTGTCTCCAGAAGAACTGAAATCCTATTCTCCTACTGTCGTCCTGGTTGATGACCAAAACCGTCCGCTTCAAGTCCACCAATACACAGACCTGCTAGAAAAGGCAAACGTAATAGACAATGTCAGAGCTTGA
- a CDS encoding inorganic pyrophosphatase (IMG reference gene:2510094602~PFAM: Inorganic pyrophosphatase), producing the protein MDLSRIPPQPKPGLLNILIEIPGGSKNKYEFDKDLNAFALDRVLYASVQYPFDYGFVPNTLADDGDPLDGMVMLDQPTFPGCIIAARPIGMLEMIDGGDRDEKILCVPDKDPRYAQVKSLADVAPHRLDEIAEFFRTYKNLENKVTEILGWKDVDQVIPLVEQCIKAGSTK; encoded by the coding sequence GTGGATTTATCTCGTATTCCGCCTCAACCAAAACCAGGTCTGCTAAATATCCTGATCGAAATTCCAGGCGGGAGTAAAAATAAGTATGAGTTCGACAAGGACTTGAATGCGTTCGCCCTGGATCGTGTGCTCTATGCCTCAGTGCAGTATCCCTTCGACTATGGTTTTGTTCCCAACACCCTGGCGGATGATGGCGATCCGCTTGATGGCATGGTAATGCTGGATCAGCCAACGTTTCCGGGATGCATCATTGCGGCACGCCCCATTGGGATGTTGGAGATGATTGATGGTGGCGATCGCGACGAGAAGATCCTCTGTGTACCTGATAAAGACCCCCGCTATGCACAGGTCAAGTCACTTGCGGATGTAGCCCCCCACCGTCTGGATGAAATTGCTGAGTTCTTTAGAACTTACAAAAATCTGGAAAACAAGGTGACCGAGATTTTAGGCTGGAAGGATGTTGACCAGGTGATACCACTGGTTGAGCAGTGCATTAAGGCAGGTAGCACTAAATAA
- a CDS encoding inositol monophosphatase/fructose-1,6-bisphosphatase family protein (IMG reference gene:2510094603~PFAM: Inositol monophosphatase family) → MDFWTQVLDFAETTTHRVGDHLLQDVGFAQAAEKADGSLVTQSDRWADEELRIAIHQTFPDHGVLSEEVEHIFPATDWCWIIDPVDGTTNFARGLPLWGISLGLLYKGTPVFGSVHIPPLRQFFHGYWRGDSGLEMPTGACLNRHPICTSAEQPSPNHFFNLCARSISILQHPIPCKIRMLGVATYNLLTVAAGWSLGGVEATPKIWDIAAVWAITQAAGATWTALEPNPIFPLQPGKDYSDRTYPTLVTSKAELVPVFLPLVKGIGNWE, encoded by the coding sequence ATGGACTTTTGGACTCAAGTACTGGATTTTGCTGAAACGACTACGCATCGAGTCGGCGATCACTTACTGCAAGACGTGGGTTTTGCCCAGGCAGCCGAAAAAGCCGATGGCAGTTTGGTGACCCAGAGCGATCGCTGGGCAGACGAAGAGCTGAGGATTGCCATCCACCAAACCTTTCCTGACCACGGCGTACTTAGCGAAGAGGTGGAACACATCTTTCCGGCTACTGACTGGTGCTGGATTATTGACCCTGTTGACGGCACCACCAACTTTGCCCGTGGTTTGCCGCTCTGGGGGATCTCCCTCGGTTTACTCTACAAAGGCACTCCCGTTTTTGGCTCTGTTCACATTCCGCCCCTACGCCAATTTTTTCATGGCTATTGGCGGGGTGATTCTGGCTTAGAGATGCCCACGGGAGCCTGCCTCAATCGGCATCCTATCTGCACCAGTGCTGAGCAACCCAGTCCCAATCATTTCTTCAACCTTTGTGCCCGTAGCATCTCTATTCTGCAACATCCGATTCCTTGCAAAATTCGGATGTTGGGCGTTGCCACTTACAATCTGCTTACCGTGGCAGCAGGATGGTCACTCGGCGGTGTAGAAGCCACGCCAAAAATTTGGGACATCGCTGCTGTCTGGGCGATCACCCAAGCTGCTGGTGCTACGTGGACTGCTCTAGAACCTAATCCCATTTTTCCACTCCAGCCAGGTAAAGACTATAGCGATCGCACCTACCCTACCCTAGTCACGAGTAAGGCAGAACTGGTTCCGGTATTTTTGCCGCTAGTGAAGGGAATCGGGAATTGGGAATAA
- a CDS encoding PUCC protein (IMG reference gene:2510094604~PFAM: PUCC protein), which yields MERNHYSDLPSANTALLPRVNLLTMMRLGLFQLGLGMMSVLLFGLLNRVLIKELGVPATIASAVLAVTLFVAPTRVWFGQQSDTRPILGMHRTGYVLCGAIGLAVTAFIAVQVMWQVGASLESAGWSFSTYAWTGLLAALFGIYGIAVGCSSTPFATLLVDVTEEEERSRIVGVDWAMLIGGTIIGAITIGIMLRQVGTNPSLEVLQSSINRLFLVVPWIVVGLALVATWGVEKKYSRFSVRTQGHDTEQQITLGRAWKILTASRQTRFFFTFLLAMTLGLFLQDAVLEPYGGEVFNMPAGSTATLNAFWGIGTLIGILGAGFFLAPRLGKQKTAALGCQGVVLTLTLVIAAGFTANPKFLQMALLIFGLASGVTTTGAVTLMLDLTAAETAGTFIGAWGLSQAIARGLATVIGGATLDIGKRLTSDLVTAYSLVFLLQAVCMIAAIFLLRRVSVQEFKMNAKDAIAAVIASDSD from the coding sequence ATGGAACGCAACCATTACTCTGATTTGCCCTCGGCTAATACTGCCCTTCTCCCTCGCGTTAATCTCCTTACTATGATGCGGTTGGGGTTATTTCAGCTTGGGCTGGGGATGATGTCAGTGTTGTTGTTCGGGTTGCTCAACCGGGTGTTAATTAAGGAACTGGGCGTACCCGCCACGATCGCCAGTGCTGTTCTCGCTGTGACTCTCTTCGTTGCTCCAACCCGCGTTTGGTTTGGGCAACAGTCGGATACACGCCCAATTTTGGGTATGCATCGAACAGGCTATGTTCTTTGTGGTGCTATTGGACTCGCGGTGACGGCATTTATTGCGGTGCAGGTGATGTGGCAAGTAGGAGCTAGCTTAGAAAGCGCAGGTTGGAGTTTTTCCACCTATGCCTGGACGGGCTTGTTGGCGGCACTGTTTGGGATTTATGGCATTGCCGTTGGGTGTAGTTCTACTCCATTTGCTACGTTGCTAGTGGATGTAACGGAGGAAGAGGAGCGATCGCGAATTGTTGGCGTGGACTGGGCAATGTTGATTGGTGGCACGATCATTGGTGCTATTACCATTGGGATTATGCTACGCCAGGTCGGAACTAATCCATCTCTGGAAGTGTTGCAAAGCAGCATTAATCGGTTGTTTCTTGTAGTGCCCTGGATTGTAGTAGGACTGGCGCTTGTAGCAACCTGGGGCGTTGAGAAGAAATATTCGCGCTTTTCGGTGAGAACTCAGGGACACGATACCGAGCAGCAAATTACCCTGGGACGTGCCTGGAAAATTCTGACTGCCAGCCGTCAAACGCGCTTCTTTTTCACCTTTTTGCTGGCAATGACGCTGGGCTTGTTTCTACAAGATGCAGTGTTGGAGCCTTACGGGGGCGAAGTCTTCAATATGCCTGCCGGATCAACTGCTACACTCAACGCCTTCTGGGGCATCGGTACTTTGATTGGTATCTTGGGAGCGGGCTTTTTCCTGGCCCCTCGTCTTGGCAAACAGAAGACGGCAGCTCTGGGCTGTCAAGGTGTGGTGTTGACGTTGACGTTGGTGATTGCGGCAGGCTTCACAGCCAATCCTAAGTTTTTGCAAATGGCGCTGCTGATCTTTGGGCTGGCATCTGGTGTGACGACGACGGGTGCAGTGACCTTGATGCTGGACTTGACTGCAGCAGAAACTGCCGGAACTTTTATCGGTGCATGGGGGTTGTCGCAGGCGATCGCCCGAGGACTGGCAACAGTTATTGGTGGTGCCACTCTCGACATTGGCAAACGCTTAACGTCTGACTTGGTGACTGCCTATAGCTTGGTTTTCTTGCTGCAAGCAGTCTGCATGATTGCAGCAATTTTCTTATTGCGTCGGGTCAGTGTGCAAGAGTTTAAGATGAACGCAAAAGATGCGATCGCCGCTGTGATTGCCAGCGATAGCGATTAG
- a CDS encoding putative oxidoreductase, aryl-alcohol dehydrogenase like protein (IMG reference gene:2510094605~PFAM: Aldo/keto reductase family), with protein sequence MIALKPNGPSIAPLGIGTWQWGDKLFWSYGKDYGADQVRAAFFAALEAGVCFFDTAEVYGLGESERLLGQFMKETDQPVQVATKYFPLPWRFGPQAVEDTLTASLKRLQVEHIPLYQVHAPLDFLMGQRTLMNALADEVEKGRIGAIGISNYSAEQMRKAHKYLAARGIPLAVNQVRYSLLSRQIESNGIFETARELGITILAYSPLAQGLLTGKYTPESAPTPEGARRIDPRFKEKGLEKIAPLINTLKRIGETHQRTPAQVALNWLIAQGNVIPIPGAKNAEQARQNAGALGWSLSPDEVGEIEELSRGWR encoded by the coding sequence ATGATTGCGCTTAAACCTAACGGACCTAGCATCGCGCCTCTGGGCATTGGAACCTGGCAGTGGGGCGACAAGCTGTTTTGGAGCTATGGCAAAGATTATGGTGCAGACCAGGTACGAGCGGCATTCTTTGCGGCGTTGGAAGCAGGCGTGTGTTTCTTTGACACGGCGGAGGTCTATGGCTTAGGCGAATCCGAGCGGCTCTTGGGGCAGTTTATGAAGGAAACGGATCAACCCGTTCAAGTGGCAACTAAGTATTTCCCCTTGCCCTGGCGATTTGGTCCTCAAGCCGTAGAAGATACCTTAACTGCCAGCCTCAAACGGCTCCAGGTGGAGCACATCCCGCTGTACCAAGTTCATGCCCCGCTGGATTTTCTCATGGGACAACGCACGCTGATGAATGCACTGGCAGACGAGGTAGAGAAGGGTAGAATTGGCGCGATCGGCATCAGCAACTACTCCGCCGAGCAAATGCGGAAAGCTCACAAATACCTGGCAGCACGAGGAATTCCACTTGCAGTCAACCAGGTACGCTACTCGTTGTTAAGTCGGCAAATCGAAAGCAACGGCATTTTCGAAACAGCACGGGAACTAGGCATTACGATTCTTGCCTACAGTCCTCTGGCACAAGGGCTGCTCACCGGCAAGTACACGCCTGAATCAGCTCCCACTCCCGAGGGTGCCCGTCGGATTGATCCACGATTTAAAGAAAAAGGACTGGAAAAAATTGCCCCCTTGATCAATACGTTGAAGCGAATTGGCGAAACTCATCAACGCACTCCGGCTCAAGTTGCGCTCAACTGGTTAATTGCTCAGGGCAATGTTATCCCAATTCCCGGTGCAAAAAATGCAGAGCAGGCGCGACAAAATGCAGGCGCGTTGGGCTGGAGTTTGAGTCCGGATGAGGTCGGCGAGATTGAAGAGTTGAGTCGAGGGTGGAGGTAG
- a CDS encoding putative protein-S-isoprenylcysteine methyltransferase (IMG reference gene:2510094606~PFAM: Isoprenylcysteine carboxyl methyltransferase (ICMT) family) has translation MGLFRDWGFSTASWRGERGEYWVLAQVLLILGFLVFPVYRLASWESWLSSPVIYWLRGWAIAFAIVSLLFFAKGLLDLGTNLTPLPHPRDDGELVQSGIYSIVRHPVYSGVIFAAVAWALYQVSLPHLIGVFIFLVFFDAKARQEENWLIQKHPEYTEYRQRVKKLIPWIY, from the coding sequence ATGGGGTTGTTTCGGGATTGGGGTTTTAGTACGGCCAGTTGGCGGGGAGAACGGGGGGAGTATTGGGTGCTGGCTCAAGTTCTGCTGATTCTGGGGTTTTTGGTGTTCCCGGTCTATCGCCTTGCCAGTTGGGAGAGTTGGTTGAGTTCTCCAGTGATCTACTGGCTGAGGGGTTGGGCGATCGCGTTCGCAATTGTAAGTCTGTTGTTCTTTGCAAAGGGCTTGCTGGATTTGGGCACAAATCTGACTCCCTTGCCGCATCCCCGTGATGATGGAGAACTAGTGCAATCCGGGATTTATAGCATTGTTCGCCATCCAGTTTATAGTGGGGTGATTTTTGCGGCGGTCGCGTGGGCACTCTATCAAGTAAGCCTGCCTCATCTAATCGGCGTCTTCATCTTCCTGGTTTTCTTTGATGCCAAAGCCCGTCAGGAGGAGAATTGGCTGATTCAAAAGCATCCTGAGTACACTGAGTATCGTCAGCGGGTCAAGAAACTGATTCCGTGGATTTATTAA
- a CDS encoding response regulator with CheY-like receiver domain and winged-helix DNA-binding domain (IMG reference gene:2510094607~PFAM: Response regulator receiver domain): MYKVLIVDDSPTVREMVSEQLRGSGFEVIEAVDGEEAIAKIQIAPPDIVVTDIVMPRKNGYELTRWLKNEPGTKHIPVVMCTSKGEEFDIYWGMKQGADAYITKPYHPPDLVAAVKRLLR; the protein is encoded by the coding sequence ATGTATAAAGTTTTGATTGTAGATGACAGCCCAACCGTGCGGGAAATGGTTTCCGAGCAACTTCGTGGCAGCGGGTTTGAGGTGATTGAAGCAGTGGATGGAGAGGAGGCGATCGCTAAAATCCAGATAGCCCCGCCCGACATTGTAGTGACTGATATTGTAATGCCCCGCAAGAACGGCTACGAACTCACACGCTGGCTCAAAAATGAACCAGGGACAAAACACATTCCAGTAGTGATGTGCACCAGTAAAGGTGAAGAATTTGACATCTACTGGGGTATGAAACAAGGAGCCGATGCTTACATTACGAAACCTTACCACCCACCTGATTTAGTTGCAGCCGTAAAGCGGCTATTGAGGTGA
- a CDS encoding deoxyribodipyrimidine photolyase (IMG reference gene:2510094608~PFAM: FAD binding domain of DNA photolyase; DNA photolyase) has translation MNRTIVWFRRDLRIADHAPIYRAALRGAVIPVFVFDRALLHHPETAPARVEFLLQALMSLDQELRDRGGRLIIRSGDPVTVLPNLIRETEADGIYAHIDFERIYGRVRDARLNQALAEQGLKIRWFEPLGTTPDLIPYPAYRDLWYAHMEADLIPTPTRIDTPETILSDPIPTLTELGHVSDGKPIPPASIHAARRLLQEFLDEKSDRYYWQLSYPSAEATTGLSPHIKFGVISIRECYQTAKAIEPIADWRVERSQKQLIARIRWGSGFAQRFRYMPQLEVRSLYRVFDEDGWDFDEALYQAWQAGQTGFPIVDAAARCLQATGGWKELNFRSRALYSSFLSNLLGMDWRYGALHFMRHLIDGDCPIDHYQWAMQAGVTHCVDKTWTRIYNPEQVAVDRCDPDGAFIKRWVPELEHLPAELLGTPPPTKGYPAPILNYKQARQKRVKQLEHQRQKFLHQDNVVPYLGRLPQDLPPFGSDRYPSEVSWAKIPDPDLFPAAIDLDTLDLDQAKAIRTWFVAHVEIPPRKITKRRKPKPKSNEIQLSLL, from the coding sequence GTGAATCGCACGATTGTTTGGTTTCGTCGAGATCTCCGAATCGCGGATCATGCACCAATTTACCGGGCGGCTTTGCGGGGTGCGGTGATTCCTGTGTTTGTCTTTGATCGCGCCCTATTGCACCATCCTGAAACAGCACCTGCACGGGTCGAGTTTTTGCTACAAGCCCTGATGTCGCTAGATCAGGAGTTGCGCGATCGCGGTGGTCGGTTAATTATTCGGTCTGGTGATCCAGTAACAGTTTTACCTAACTTAATTCGGGAAACTGAAGCCGATGGCATCTATGCCCATATTGATTTTGAGCGGATTTATGGACGAGTACGAGATGCCCGGTTGAATCAGGCTCTAGCAGAACAAGGGCTTAAAATTCGCTGGTTTGAGCCATTAGGCACCACCCCTGATCTGATTCCCTATCCAGCCTATCGTGACCTGTGGTACGCCCACATGGAAGCAGATCTCATTCCCACCCCAACACGCATTGACACTCCAGAAACTATTCTCAGCGACCCAATTCCTACTTTGACAGAACTGGGGCATGTATCGGATGGCAAACCTATTCCACCTGCCAGCATTCATGCTGCCCGTCGGCTTTTGCAAGAATTTTTGGATGAAAAAAGCGATCGCTACTACTGGCAACTGTCCTATCCCAGTGCTGAAGCTACCACTGGACTTAGCCCTCACATTAAATTTGGTGTGATTTCAATTCGGGAATGTTACCAGACTGCCAAAGCAATCGAACCCATTGCCGACTGGCGGGTAGAGCGCAGCCAGAAACAACTGATCGCCCGTATACGCTGGGGTAGCGGCTTTGCCCAACGATTCCGCTATATGCCTCAGCTAGAAGTGCGATCGCTGTATCGGGTGTTTGATGAAGACGGCTGGGATTTTGATGAAGCACTCTACCAAGCGTGGCAAGCTGGACAAACCGGATTTCCCATCGTCGATGCGGCGGCACGTTGCCTCCAGGCGACTGGCGGTTGGAAAGAGCTAAACTTCCGTTCCCGCGCGCTCTACTCCAGTTTCCTCAGCAACCTCTTGGGGATGGATTGGCGTTATGGAGCGCTTCACTTCATGCGGCATCTAATTGATGGCGATTGCCCAATTGACCATTACCAGTGGGCAATGCAGGCAGGAGTGACCCACTGTGTGGATAAAACCTGGACTCGGATTTACAACCCTGAGCAAGTCGCGGTCGATCGCTGCGATCCCGATGGCGCTTTCATCAAACGTTGGGTGCCGGAATTGGAACATTTACCTGCTGAATTATTGGGAACCCCGCCCCCTACAAAAGGCTATCCCGCTCCAATTTTGAACTACAAACAAGCACGACAAAAGCGGGTGAAACAACTGGAACACCAACGCCAAAAATTTCTCCATCAAGACAATGTGGTGCCTTATTTAGGGCGGTTACCGCAAGACTTGCCCCCCTTTGGCAGCGATCGCTATCCCAGCGAGGTTTCCTGGGCAAAAATTCCAGATCCTGATTTGTTTCCTGCGGCGATCGATCTGGATACATTAGATTTAGACCAGGCAAAAGCCATCCGCACCTGGTTCGTTGCCCACGTTGAAATCCCCCCCCGAAAAATCACCAAACGCCGCAAACCCAAGCCCAAATCAAATGAGATTCAGTTGAGTTTGCTTTGA